A region of Hippoglossus stenolepis isolate QCI-W04-F060 chromosome 7, HSTE1.2, whole genome shotgun sequence DNA encodes the following proteins:
- the tmed9 gene encoding transmembrane emp24 domain-containing protein 9, with product MRSGSVPGVNMASVRMKPCVLSVLLLHVFSGVVSSLYFHIGETEKKCFIEEIPDETMIIGNYRTQLYDKQREEYLPATQGLGMFVEVKDPDDKVILSRQYGSEGRFTFTSHTPGEHQICLHSNSSKFSLFAGGLLRVHLDIQVGEHANNYAEIAAKDKLTELQLRVRQLVEQVDQIQKEQNYQRYREERFRLTSESTNQRVLWWSIVQTLILVAIGIWQMRHLKSFFEAKKLV from the exons ATGCGCAGTGGGTCTGTGCCCGGTGTGAACATGGCGTCTGTCAGGATGAAGCCGTGCGTGTTGTCGGTTTTACTCCTCCACGTTTTCTCCGGCGTCGTGTCCTCGCTGTATTTCCACATCGGGGAGACGGAGAAGAAATGTTTCATCGAGGAGATTCCGGACGAGACGATGATCATCG gaaacTACCGCACCCAGCTGTACGACAAGCAGCGGGAGGAGTACCTGCCGGCCACTCAGGGTCTGGGCATGTTCGTGGAAGTCAAGGATCCTGATGACAAG gtGATTCTGTCCCGTCAGTACGGCTCCGAGGGGAGATTCACCTTCACGTCGCACACGCCAGGAGAACATCAGATCTGTCTGCACTCCAACTCCTCCAAGTTCTCCCTGTTCGCTGGAGGCCTGTTG aggGTTCACCTGGACATCCAGGTGGGCGAGCACGCCAACAACTACGCTGAGATCGCCGCCAAAGACAAACTGAcggagctgcagctgagagtGCGGCAGCTGGTGGAGCAGGTGGACCAGATCCAGAAGGAGCAGAACTATCAGAGG TACCGGGAGGAGCGTTTCCGTCTCACCAGCGAGAGCACCAACCAGCGAGTCCTGTGGTGGTCCATCGTCCAGACCCTCATCCTGGTCGCCATCGGCATCTGGCAGATGAGACACCTCAAGAGCTTCTTCGAGGCCAAGAAGCTGGTGTaa
- the b4galt7 gene encoding beta-1,4-galactosyltransferase 7 isoform X2, with the protein MMYSSRRKPVLYFREERRFLSGRCTIYKLFGLCMVLVLVSLLWLQLSCSGDMSPPMHDDRRLTHQQPPAPPCPVDSRASAVDDLSWGPHKLALIIPFRERFEELLVFVPFMHTFLNKKKIRHKFIIINQVDHYRFNRASLINVGFLESGNDTDYLAMHDVDLLPLNDALDYGFPEGGPFHVASPELHPLYHYKTYVGGILLLTKKHYHMCNGMSNRFWGWGREDDEFYRRLKKAELQLFRPSGITTGYKTFLHIHDPAWRKRDQKRVAAQKQFKVDPEGGLTNLRYQVESRQELTISGAPCTVISTKLECDQDKTPWCLLL; encoded by the exons ATGATGTATTCATCCAGAAGGAAACCGGTGCTGtacttcagagaggagaggag GTTCCTGTCGGGCAGATGCACCATCTACAAGCTGTTCGGCCTCTGcatggtgctggtgctggtgtctctgctgtggctgcagctcagctgtTCAGGGGACATGTCCCCCCCGATGCACGACGACCGACGCCTCACCCACCAGCAGCCGCCGGCGCCGCCCTGCCCCGTGGACAGTCGGGCGTCTGCAGTGGACGACCTCTCCTGGGGTCCTCACAAGCTGGCCCTGATCATCCCCTTCAGAGAGCGCTTCGAGGAGCTGCTGGTGTTCGTTCCCTTCATGCACACGTTCCTCAACAAGAAGAAGATCCGCCACaagttcatcatcatcaaccaGGTGGATCACTACAG GTTCAACCGAGCGTCGCTCATCAACGTGGGCTTCCTGGAGAGCGGGAACGACACGGACTACCTGGCGATGCACGACGTGGACCTGCTGCCCCTGAACGACGCTCTGGACTACGGGTTCCCCGAGGGCGGCCCCTTCCACGTGGCCTCGCCCGAGCTGCACCCGCTGTACCACTACAAGACGTACGTGGGGGGGATCCTGCTGCTCACCAAGAAGCATTACCACATG TGTAATGGGATGTCAAACCGGTTCTGGGGTTGGGGCCGAGAAGACGACGAGTTCTACAGGAGACTGAAGAAAGCTGAGCTGCAG CTGTTCAGACCCAGTGGAATCACGACAGGATATAAAACCTTCCTCCACATCCACGACCCGGCCTGGAGGAAGAGGGACCAGAAGAGGGTCGCTGCTCAGAAGCAG TTTAAGGTGGACCCGGAGGGGGGGCTGACCAACCTGCGTTACCAGGTGGAGTCCAGACAGGAGCTGACCATCAGCGGGGCGCCGTGCACCGTCATCAGCACCAAGCTGGAGTGTGACCAGGACAAGACGCCGTGGTGCCTGCTGCTGTAG
- the b4galt7 gene encoding beta-1,4-galactosyltransferase 7 isoform X1, with protein sequence MMYSSRRKPVLYFREERRFLSGRCTIYKLFGLCMVLVLVSLLWLQLSCSGDMSPPMHDDRRLTHQQPPAPPCPVDSRASAVDDLSWGPHKLALIIPFRERFEELLVFVPFMHTFLNKKKIRHKFIIINQVDHYRFNRASLINVGFLESGNDTDYLAMHDVDLLPLNDALDYGFPEGGPFHVASPELHPLYHYKTYVGGILLLTKKHYHMCNGMSNRFWGWGREDDEFYRRLKKAELQLFRPSGITTGYKTFLHIHDPAWRKRDQKRVAAQKQEQFKVDPEGGLTNLRYQVESRQELTISGAPCTVISTKLECDQDKTPWCLLL encoded by the exons ATGATGTATTCATCCAGAAGGAAACCGGTGCTGtacttcagagaggagaggag GTTCCTGTCGGGCAGATGCACCATCTACAAGCTGTTCGGCCTCTGcatggtgctggtgctggtgtctctgctgtggctgcagctcagctgtTCAGGGGACATGTCCCCCCCGATGCACGACGACCGACGCCTCACCCACCAGCAGCCGCCGGCGCCGCCCTGCCCCGTGGACAGTCGGGCGTCTGCAGTGGACGACCTCTCCTGGGGTCCTCACAAGCTGGCCCTGATCATCCCCTTCAGAGAGCGCTTCGAGGAGCTGCTGGTGTTCGTTCCCTTCATGCACACGTTCCTCAACAAGAAGAAGATCCGCCACaagttcatcatcatcaaccaGGTGGATCACTACAG GTTCAACCGAGCGTCGCTCATCAACGTGGGCTTCCTGGAGAGCGGGAACGACACGGACTACCTGGCGATGCACGACGTGGACCTGCTGCCCCTGAACGACGCTCTGGACTACGGGTTCCCCGAGGGCGGCCCCTTCCACGTGGCCTCGCCCGAGCTGCACCCGCTGTACCACTACAAGACGTACGTGGGGGGGATCCTGCTGCTCACCAAGAAGCATTACCACATG TGTAATGGGATGTCAAACCGGTTCTGGGGTTGGGGCCGAGAAGACGACGAGTTCTACAGGAGACTGAAGAAAGCTGAGCTGCAG CTGTTCAGACCCAGTGGAATCACGACAGGATATAAAACCTTCCTCCACATCCACGACCCGGCCTGGAGGAAGAGGGACCAGAAGAGGGTCGCTGCTCAGAAGCAG GAGCAGTTTAAGGTGGACCCGGAGGGGGGGCTGACCAACCTGCGTTACCAGGTGGAGTCCAGACAGGAGCTGACCATCAGCGGGGCGCCGTGCACCGTCATCAGCACCAAGCTGGAGTGTGACCAGGACAAGACGCCGTGGTGCCTGCTGCTGTAG